catagcgctgttacaataagggatagacaaaatatttcacaaagaccATTTAGAATGAAATCACCAATAACACAGATTAAAGCATATTTCTACAGAAGGAAAAGAtgctctgctcttgtgagcaaTTAGGAATCAATAGATGAATAAAGCAATCAAATACAACTGTCACAGATTTTGTATATGGCATCTGCTTACAAGTTATCACAATGTGATCCGTTGCAACTTAATGTTACGAGGTTTCATGTGCCGTCAGAGTTCATAGGTTTCAGGCCCCTTAAAAATGGATCGAATTTTCACTGACTCCCTCCCACTAAACCCGGACAACAAACGTGTTCTCATTTTAGATGGGTAAAAGGCGttccatttaatatttgtaGCTCTGATAGTACAAAGAGTGGGAACAGGGGATATTTTGAAGGGAATGATTGTGTTTTGTAGATAAGCGATACATACCGAGatatcatttaaatacatagagtTTGAGTTGAATCTAAAATCTCAGTCACTATTGAGTTTATGGTTTTATGTGTGCTTCTTGGCCAGATTATATTTGAACCGGAGATATACAGGGGGCTGGAAAGACGAATAAAAGGCGTTATGTTTTGGGTCAGGTTTGGGTGAAAGCATTTATCTAATGATGCAGGGCAGTAATAGTTTTCATTGTGTTAAACGGAACCTCACCCCATGTGGCTGTAATGTTCTGTCCAGTGTTAATAATGAGTGAACCCTATTTTTTCCTGTACTTTGCAGGTGTGTGCAAGTTCTCCGCCTTTACTTCATTAATGGAAAATCAGAGGATCCATACGACACCCTCATTAAGAGGAAGCAGCTGTCTGAAGATGGCGGTTGGGTTGAGGTGGAACAGGAGGTTGGTCGCGTTGATATGCTGCTGTCCAAACACAGTTCTGCTTTCCGTTGGGCCTCCTTCATCCAAGCTTTCTTTGGGTCAGCACCTCAACTGATACTACAGCTGTATATTTCCATCTCACAACAGCATATAAGCCTATGCAGATGTAAGACAACATTTCTTTGTCGTTTCTTTGTCAATATAGTCACACACAAATTGTATGTGCAGAAATGCCCCAGTGATGAAGAACTATACTTTTTCTTCATAAATGCatatcatttacacatacatttatcttTATGTTTACTAATTGGAATTGTCCTTTCCTTTTCTGATTTTCTTCAGGCATGCTTATGAGTATCTCTCTGCTGTCCGTTACGTATGGAGCGTTACAGTGCAACATCCTGGCCATTCGAATTAATTACGAGGACTATGATTTCACCTTTCGACCAGCTGCCTACCTCTGCTTATTGCTTTGGAGATTCCTTGAGATTTCCTGCAGAGTCGTCGTGCTTGGCCTCTTCAGCTCCGTTTTCAAAACATGGACCCTGTGTGTGGTGGCCTTAAATCTGTTGGCTTTTATGCTCTACTCATGGATCAGTTTTTGGAAGAATAAGTCATCGGGAAACAAGAATGGTTTGAGCAAGTGTAGGACTGCTACTGAGCGTGCTGTACTGAACATCCTGTACTCTGTGACGAGCATTTTCTGCTGGTGTCCGATTCAGGTCGAGCTCAGTGAGCCCGACCTGATTACCAAATCAAACAATTGGTGTCGCATCACCATGTATTATATGCTCAGACATATTGAAAACGCCGTCCTGATTTTCCTATGGTACATCTATCAAACAGATGTTTACTCGCTCATAGGTAGCACTTTTTTGGTCGCACTGCTCCTGGTGGGTTATACCATATCGATGCTCTTCATGCTGATTTTTTATCAGTTCTTGCACCCCTGCAGGACACTTTTCACATCCAGTTTTGTAGGTGGCTTGATGTCAGGCTTAAAGAGTCTTTGTTGTATGTGCAAACCTTCAAGAGCCCCAACAAATGAACATGGCTCCGAGGTCTGTGAGCCTTAGAACTGACAAGATGAGATTTACATCAATGCAAAGGAGTTGATCTGTGTTCATTGGGAATCTACTCTACTACAGACTCTCGAAGCAGAAGCCGACAAAATGGACAGAATGCAGAGAGCGTTAGGGGATATATAAGGACACAAGAAAACTAATATACCACATCTGTGTCTTCCCTAAATAAAGTGTTCTGAATGGCAATATTAAGAATGAAagtggttttttgtttgtttgttttttattctaaaagctTTAGTTCCTGTGATCGCAGAAAACTTTCATGGCACAAAAGGGCACATGCATTATACGAGCGCCTCTATTGGTCGCagccagggagctcctctggcatcaaccaagagAGTCGCTCTTACGAACTTTTAGCTCCAGGGGCGATCCTACGGATTCTCATTCAAGTTAactcctgcgatgctacgtagaCAAGATAGGTAGGGACGGGACcaaggagaccagctaagaggtattaacaaagatgaacacgaagattcgTCTATTTTTACTGGCCACCATGTTAGTttatttggttttctgtttCAACAAACTCaccatttgttttcatgttctcccgaatacgaatgcacaagtctaatattaagCATCAGAAGTGTATGCCAataggttttctgttttttttttttttttttttttttaatgcatggaaTTGTTATCCTCAGTATAAACACAAGAATTACAGCTTTAAGGGATCTCTTTTTGATACCTGCTCAACAAGTATTTGAAGCTCTAAATTTGTTGGGTGTATTTGAAATGAAAACTGAATGCACTTGGTGAACTACATTCAGGATGGACTGCCTGTAGCTACCAACTGTTTTATATGGTTACAAGCTGCAAACTGGTAGTTGCTAGCAGATAGGCGGCTATATGCCAGCTACTTGTTACTTTGACAGACATCAAACTAGGTAACAAAGTATGATACAAAATACAGTTAATAGCTAAATAGGGACCTCTGTCCATTCTCCATCAACAGTAGTTGTTTCTGTAATTATCGAAGAATAggtctcagggttttttttttaatcctagaGCCCAGGGTTTTGGGAGTAAAATctactatatatttaaatatatatatatatatatatatatatatatatatatatatatatattagttattttagttattaaaacTCCTGAAACTCATTGTGAGTATGCAAGGTTAACGAGAACTCACTGATGCTTTTTGTATAGTAACACTTTTCGGCATTATCTGAAAATCCTGCACTGTTAGCGTGGTAATTATCAAGGGTCTACTGGCTCAAGAACCTTGTGAGTAATAATGTTTCACAAACGATTTTTGATAGAGGCACCTGT
This sequence is a window from Spea bombifrons isolate aSpeBom1 chromosome 2, aSpeBom1.2.pri, whole genome shotgun sequence. Protein-coding genes within it:
- the LOC128475167 gene encoding endoplasmic reticulum membrane adapter protein XK-like, with protein sequence MKFPRSILISLFLYVAETILGLYLSSTYSTAVHRIWLYLTLLFCLLPCLLVQICFVCFHMEFFDDRSLEHLFHLLQLGPLFRCVQVLRLYFINGKSEDPYDTLIKRKQLSEDGGWVEVEQEVGRVDMLLSKHSSAFRWASFIQAFFGSAPQLILQLYISISQQHISLCRCMLMSISLLSVTYGALQCNILAIRINYEDYDFTFRPAAYLCLLLWRFLEISCRVVVLGLFSSVFKTWTLCVVALNLLAFMLYSWISFWKNKSSGNKNGLSKCRTATERAVLNILYSVTSIFCWCPIQVELSEPDLITKSNNWCRITMYYMLRHIENAVLIFLWYIYQTDVYSLIGSTFLVALLLVGYTISMLFMLIFYQFLHPCRTLFTSSFVGGLMSGLKSLCCMCKPSRAPTNEHGSEVCEP